A genomic window from Micromonospora violae includes:
- a CDS encoding carbohydrate ABC transporter permease, with protein MTATISTTSVTPTRRRRRSARLSPLLVAFVLVPFAVESVWVFWPAIQGFWFSLTRWDGMTPPTFVGTDNYVELAGDATFRGALVNTVIWLVLFGGLSVLGGFGMALVLQKERRGVGFYRAALFTPVVFSLVVTALVWRVFYQPDGIADTLLRAVGLEQLIRPWLADPQTALYAVILPALWRQIGYVMVLFLAGLKAIDPALHEAARMDGANSWQRLRHVTIPQLKGVNAVVLSVIVIDSLRSFDIVWSLTKGGPYHSSELLSTYMYSTAFQSLRLGYASAIAVVIFVLALAVILGYLVRAFREEAS; from the coding sequence GTGACGGCAACGATCTCCACGACTTCGGTCACCCCCACCCGGCGGCGGCGACGGTCGGCTCGACTGTCGCCGCTGCTGGTGGCGTTCGTCCTCGTACCGTTCGCGGTGGAGAGCGTCTGGGTGTTCTGGCCGGCGATCCAGGGCTTCTGGTTCTCCCTCACCCGCTGGGACGGGATGACGCCGCCGACCTTCGTCGGCACGGACAACTACGTCGAGTTGGCCGGCGACGCCACCTTCCGGGGTGCGCTGGTCAACACGGTGATCTGGCTGGTGCTCTTCGGTGGCCTCTCCGTGCTGGGCGGCTTCGGGATGGCGCTCGTCCTGCAGAAGGAGCGGCGCGGGGTCGGCTTCTACCGGGCCGCGCTGTTCACCCCGGTGGTGTTCTCGCTGGTGGTGACCGCTCTGGTCTGGCGGGTCTTCTACCAGCCCGACGGCATCGCCGACACGCTGCTGCGGGCGGTCGGGCTGGAGCAGCTGATCCGGCCCTGGCTGGCCGACCCCCAGACCGCCCTGTACGCGGTGATCCTGCCCGCGCTGTGGCGGCAGATCGGCTACGTGATGGTGCTGTTCCTGGCCGGGCTGAAAGCGATCGACCCGGCGCTGCACGAGGCGGCCCGGATGGACGGCGCGAACTCCTGGCAACGACTGCGGCACGTCACCATCCCCCAGCTCAAGGGAGTCAACGCGGTGGTGCTGTCGGTCATCGTGATCGACTCGCTGCGCTCGTTCGACATCGTCTGGTCGCTGACCAAGGGCGGGCCGTACCACTCGTCGGAGCTGCTCAGCACCTACATGTACTCGACCGCGTTCCAGAGCCTGCGGCTGGGCTACGCCTCCGCGATCGCTGTCGTGATCTTCGTGCTCGCGCTGGCCGTCATCCTCGGCTACCTGGTCCGCGCGTTCCGGGAGGAAGCGTCATGA
- a CDS encoding carbohydrate ABC transporter permease, whose amino-acid sequence MNKLRTGAFHTGMILLSLLWLGPVLWVVVMSTRSFDDIAAHGVGSLPRSFTLDTYRQAWTDGGELRALINSMLVTVPSVLVSLGLAAMAAFALSRFRIPGRRTILLLMLAGNLLPPQILLIPVAKFSELTGLYDTLWALIAVQVGFGLGFYTFVLHGFMRDLPHEIQEAATIDGAGTAQIFTRVMLPLTRPALAALGALSFTWIFNDLLWAITVLRTDDNMPVTPALLALQGQFVSSWNVIAAGTVIAAVPTVAVFLRFQRHFVSGLALGAVK is encoded by the coding sequence ATGAACAAGCTCCGTACCGGGGCCTTCCACACCGGCATGATCCTGCTCTCGCTGCTCTGGCTGGGCCCGGTGCTCTGGGTGGTGGTGATGTCCACCCGGTCGTTCGACGACATCGCCGCGCACGGCGTGGGCAGCCTGCCCCGTTCGTTCACCCTGGACACCTACCGACAGGCGTGGACCGACGGCGGCGAACTGCGCGCGCTGATCAACAGCATGCTGGTCACCGTCCCGTCGGTGCTGGTGAGCCTGGGGCTGGCCGCGATGGCCGCCTTCGCGCTCAGTCGCTTCCGGATCCCCGGTCGGCGGACCATCCTGCTGTTGATGCTCGCCGGCAACCTGCTCCCACCGCAGATCCTGCTCATCCCGGTGGCCAAGTTCAGCGAGCTGACCGGTCTGTACGACACGCTCTGGGCGCTGATCGCGGTGCAGGTCGGCTTCGGGCTCGGCTTCTACACCTTCGTCCTGCACGGCTTCATGCGGGACCTGCCGCACGAGATCCAGGAGGCGGCCACCATCGACGGGGCCGGCACCGCGCAGATCTTCACCAGGGTGATGCTGCCGCTGACCCGACCGGCGCTGGCCGCTCTCGGGGCGCTCTCCTTCACCTGGATCTTCAACGACCTGCTCTGGGCGATCACCGTTCTGCGTACCGACGACAACATGCCGGTCACCCCGGCGCTGCTCGCCCTCCAGGGGCAGTTCGTCTCGTCCTGGAACGTCATCGCCGCCGGTACGGTCATCGCGGCCGTCCCCACCGTCGCGGTGTTCCTGCGCTTCCAGCGGCACTTCGTCTCCGGCCTGGCGCTCGGAGCGGTCAAGTGA
- a CDS encoding alpha-galactosidase, with protein sequence MTAEAGRRWTLRGTHTEYTVRVPAHGRWLELVAWGPHGVSDGPSPVGYDGPVPFLTAGDAAPIEYATDADRPFTGADLVIETANGQRRVGFVHTDARVDADQRELAVDFADPVTGLRATVHYRVPVGTDVVQRWVELTNDGTDALRVIRAGSGGFCVPTPHGALLSHQWGQWAQEFQLSHIELGHGAFSIGSSQGVPGHLHVPWLAVRDTAEPAGPAWGMALAWTGSWEISAERDTGGLTRVRVGRQLVDGPLELAAGERLTLPVVTGAYSPDGLDGLARVWHTHQRLLAADRLTGRPVLYNSWEATYFAVEAQSQLALARIAAELGVETFVVDDGWFVGRNDDTAGLGDWTPDPAKFPAGFDAFIADVRALGLNFGLWVEPECVNPKSSLYAEHPDWVYAVDGRPLTPVRNQYLLDLGRPEVAEFVHSTVDGLLRRYDIDYLKWDFNRPRTEPGRSGGVGPVDLDGAHVANLHRIYERLRRDHPGVLIEACAGGGARTDLAMAARADVFWPSDNTGPLDRLAIQYGFLHANAPHLLSSWVTDAPGLFDPRPRTLAFRFVLAMAGVLGIGADIRAWTPAERAEAASWIARYKEIRDVVTHGEVHLIGGPDQARCAVQYTAPDGDRVVVLAWHTGRLDGTGLLPSRPVRLPLRGLDPAARYSHGDRHYSGSHLTAVGLPVQWSATHDADLIVLTRG encoded by the coding sequence GTGACCGCCGAGGCCGGGCGGCGCTGGACGCTGCGCGGTACGCACACCGAGTACACGGTGCGGGTGCCCGCCCACGGCCGCTGGCTGGAACTCGTCGCCTGGGGGCCGCACGGGGTCTCCGACGGGCCCTCGCCGGTCGGCTACGACGGCCCGGTCCCGTTCCTCACCGCGGGGGACGCGGCCCCGATCGAGTACGCCACCGATGCCGACCGCCCGTTCACCGGCGCCGACCTGGTGATCGAGACCGCGAACGGGCAGCGTCGGGTGGGCTTCGTGCACACCGACGCGCGGGTCGACGCCGACCAGCGGGAGCTGGCCGTCGACTTCGCCGACCCGGTCACCGGGCTGCGCGCCACCGTGCACTACCGGGTGCCCGTCGGCACCGACGTGGTGCAGCGGTGGGTCGAGCTGACCAACGACGGCACCGACGCGCTGCGGGTGATCCGGGCCGGATCGGGCGGGTTCTGCGTACCGACGCCGCACGGCGCGCTGCTCAGCCACCAGTGGGGGCAGTGGGCGCAGGAGTTCCAGCTCTCCCATATCGAGCTGGGCCACGGCGCGTTCAGCATCGGCAGTTCCCAGGGCGTACCCGGGCATCTGCACGTGCCGTGGCTGGCCGTGCGGGACACCGCCGAGCCGGCCGGACCGGCGTGGGGGATGGCGCTGGCCTGGACCGGCTCGTGGGAGATCAGCGCCGAGCGGGACACCGGCGGGCTGACCCGGGTCCGGGTCGGCCGTCAGCTGGTCGACGGCCCGTTGGAGTTGGCCGCGGGCGAGCGGCTGACCCTGCCGGTGGTCACCGGGGCGTACAGCCCGGACGGCCTGGACGGGCTGGCCCGGGTCTGGCACACCCACCAACGGTTGCTGGCCGCCGACCGGCTCACCGGACGCCCGGTGCTCTACAACTCCTGGGAGGCGACCTACTTCGCGGTCGAGGCGCAGAGTCAGCTCGCGCTCGCCCGGATCGCCGCCGAGCTGGGCGTGGAGACGTTCGTCGTGGACGACGGCTGGTTCGTCGGCCGCAACGACGACACCGCCGGGCTGGGCGACTGGACACCCGACCCGGCGAAGTTCCCGGCCGGGTTCGACGCGTTCATCGCCGACGTCCGCGCCCTCGGGCTGAACTTCGGGCTCTGGGTCGAACCGGAGTGCGTCAACCCGAAGTCGTCCCTGTACGCCGAGCACCCGGACTGGGTCTACGCCGTCGACGGTCGACCGCTCACCCCGGTCCGTAACCAGTACCTGCTCGACCTGGGTCGGCCGGAGGTCGCCGAGTTCGTCCACTCCACCGTCGACGGTCTGCTGCGCCGCTACGACATCGACTACCTGAAGTGGGACTTCAACCGGCCACGCACCGAGCCGGGGCGGTCCGGTGGGGTGGGCCCGGTCGACCTGGACGGCGCGCACGTCGCCAACCTGCACCGGATCTACGAGCGGTTGCGCCGCGACCATCCCGGTGTACTGATCGAGGCGTGCGCTGGCGGGGGCGCGCGGACCGACCTGGCGATGGCCGCCCGCGCCGACGTCTTCTGGCCCAGCGACAACACCGGCCCGCTGGACCGGCTGGCCATCCAGTACGGCTTCCTGCACGCCAACGCCCCGCACCTGCTCAGCTCCTGGGTCACCGACGCGCCCGGCCTGTTCGACCCCCGGCCGCGCACGCTGGCGTTCCGGTTCGTGCTGGCGATGGCCGGTGTGCTCGGCATCGGCGCGGACATCCGGGCGTGGACCCCCGCCGAGCGGGCCGAGGCGGCCAGCTGGATCGCCCGCTACAAGGAGATCCGGGACGTCGTCACGCACGGCGAGGTGCACCTGATCGGTGGCCCCGACCAGGCCCGCTGCGCGGTGCAGTACACCGCGCCGGACGGGGACCGGGTGGTCGTCCTGGCCTGGCACACCGGCCGGCTCGACGGCACCGGCCTGCTGCCGTCCCGCCCGGTCCGGTTGCCCCTGCGCGGCCTCGACCCGGCAGCCCGTTACTCGCACGGCGACCGGCACTACTCCGGCAGCCACCTAACTGCGGTCGGCCTGCCCGTGCAGTGGAGCGCGACCCATGACGCCGACCTCATCGTGCTGACCCGCGGCTGA
- a CDS encoding glycoside hydrolase family 27 protein, producing MRLNRQLTAALAVLGLGLASPVPAMAGPPHADPPQAGHGPGRPGHAPTATGAEDQGAPTFFNSGLAPTPYQGWNTYFGLGGDPTEAEVRSVTDHMVHSGLRDAGYTYVWIDGNWAAPTPRNEAGNLVADPARFPGGMAALAAYIHSKGMKAGIYTDAGPYLPGQCGLGSNGHYQADIAQFASWGFDALKADWLCGRAAGLDPETTFRELAEAVRQSPRPMLLNICNPVSSDWGGGPYTPEQLSTWSYTYAPTIADSWRTYTDVGLTDPTPQWAYPWVLRNMDVNAYHPAATGPGHYNDPDYLLPMRPLPDGGYELSLEESKTQLGMWAIMAAPLVIGSDPRGLPQEMISALTNPEIIAVDQDPLVRQGVKVADTGTDAQVWSKVLAGSGKRAVALLNRHDTVQQITVNFADVALGGSVRVRDLWSRSTVDAQPGTPGVQPFTGSYTVEVPAHGVAMLGLTGTDQVAGADLGGTASASPALVRVDDTHATAFVRDAQGALTVNTRSGTTWESRWTSLGGPVGGRILGQPTAYGSADGRIDVFVRGTDNAAWQRSYVAGRWGPWHSLGGTLTDAPTVAWTSPTRWTLVARGADGKLWSRTPSAGWTGVGAPEDRPFYGRPSAVVDDAGVLHVAVRSRTDEVWWSSRTGTTWSAWANLGGTTSGSPTLLATSGRVYLFALAADNRLWQRNLTDGAWGGWFRRGEFATDAFRGAPGAAAGANGSAWLAVRGVDDRVHQVIL from the coding sequence ATGCGCCTGAACCGACAGCTGACCGCTGCCCTGGCCGTGCTCGGCCTGGGCCTGGCCAGCCCCGTGCCGGCGATGGCCGGCCCACCCCACGCCGACCCACCGCAGGCCGGCCACGGGCCCGGCCGCCCCGGCCACGCCCCGACGGCCACCGGCGCGGAGGACCAGGGCGCGCCGACCTTCTTCAACAGCGGGCTCGCCCCCACGCCCTACCAGGGCTGGAACACCTACTTCGGTCTCGGTGGCGATCCCACCGAGGCCGAAGTGCGGTCGGTCACCGACCACATGGTCCACAGTGGCCTGCGCGACGCCGGCTACACGTACGTCTGGATCGACGGCAACTGGGCCGCGCCCACCCCGCGTAACGAGGCCGGCAACCTCGTCGCCGACCCGGCCCGCTTCCCCGGCGGAATGGCGGCGCTGGCGGCGTACATCCACAGCAAGGGCATGAAGGCCGGCATCTACACCGACGCCGGCCCCTACCTGCCGGGGCAGTGCGGGCTCGGCAGCAACGGCCACTACCAGGCGGACATCGCCCAGTTCGCCAGCTGGGGCTTCGACGCGCTCAAGGCCGACTGGCTCTGCGGCCGGGCCGCCGGCCTCGACCCGGAGACCACCTTCCGGGAGTTGGCCGAGGCGGTCCGCCAGTCACCCCGACCGATGCTGCTCAACATCTGCAACCCGGTCAGCTCGGACTGGGGCGGCGGCCCGTACACCCCGGAGCAGCTCTCCACCTGGAGCTACACGTACGCGCCCACCATCGCCGACTCCTGGCGGACCTACACCGACGTCGGGCTCACCGACCCGACCCCGCAGTGGGCGTACCCGTGGGTGCTGCGCAACATGGACGTCAACGCGTACCACCCGGCGGCCACCGGGCCGGGACACTACAACGACCCGGACTACCTGCTGCCGATGCGTCCGTTGCCCGACGGCGGGTACGAGCTGAGCCTGGAGGAGTCCAAGACGCAGCTCGGCATGTGGGCCATCATGGCCGCGCCGCTGGTGATCGGCTCCGACCCGCGTGGCCTGCCGCAGGAGATGATCTCGGCGCTGACCAACCCGGAGATCATCGCCGTGGACCAGGACCCGCTGGTGCGGCAGGGTGTCAAGGTCGCCGACACCGGCACCGACGCGCAGGTCTGGAGCAAGGTGCTCGCCGGCTCCGGCAAACGGGCCGTCGCACTGCTCAACCGGCACGACACCGTCCAGCAGATCACCGTGAATTTCGCCGACGTCGCTCTCGGCGGGTCGGTCCGGGTCCGTGACCTGTGGTCCCGGTCCACGGTGGACGCCCAGCCGGGCACCCCGGGCGTACAGCCGTTCACCGGCTCGTACACCGTCGAGGTGCCGGCACACGGGGTGGCCATGCTCGGCCTGACCGGCACCGACCAGGTCGCCGGCGCCGACCTCGGTGGCACCGCCAGCGCCAGCCCCGCGCTGGTCCGGGTGGACGACACGCACGCCACCGCCTTCGTCCGCGACGCTCAGGGTGCCCTGACGGTCAACACCCGTTCCGGTACGACGTGGGAAAGCCGGTGGACCTCCCTCGGCGGCCCGGTCGGCGGCCGGATCCTCGGCCAGCCGACGGCGTACGGCTCCGCCGACGGGCGGATCGACGTCTTCGTCCGCGGCACCGACAACGCTGCCTGGCAGCGCAGTTACGTCGCCGGCAGGTGGGGACCGTGGCACAGCCTCGGCGGCACGCTCACCGACGCACCCACTGTGGCCTGGACCAGCCCGACGCGGTGGACGCTGGTCGCCCGCGGTGCCGACGGCAAGCTCTGGTCGCGCACGCCGAGCGCCGGCTGGACCGGCGTGGGTGCTCCCGAGGACCGGCCGTTCTACGGCCGGCCGAGCGCTGTCGTCGACGACGCCGGCGTGCTGCACGTGGCGGTCCGCAGTCGCACCGACGAGGTGTGGTGGAGCAGCCGGACCGGCACCACCTGGTCGGCCTGGGCCAACCTGGGCGGCACCACCAGCGGCAGCCCGACCCTGCTCGCCACCTCCGGCCGGGTCTACCTGTTCGCGTTGGCCGCCGACAACCGGCTCTGGCAGCGCAACCTGACCGACGGCGCCTGGGGCGGCTGGTTCCGACGCGGTGAGTTCGCCACCGACGCGTTCCGGGGTGCGCCCGGGGCCGCCGCCGGTGCCAACGGCAGCGCCTGGCTGGCGGTACGCGGCGTGGACGACCGGGTGCACCAGGTCATCCTCTGA
- a CDS encoding ATP-binding protein: MIDGGQDTTRGGGSPSPVRPERLRGPVEFVGRATELAQLRQLVATPPCLILLEGEPGIGKSRLVAELLADLPGRHLVGECDDVPEPFPLGVLLDAIRGSADRLGPLSPVAGALVPLLPELVDVLPDAPPELADPAAERHRLLRAVAAVLAALSPATLLLEDLHWADPVTCEFVGYLSTHPVAGLAVVLTARTATPGSSTPIHDTLARTPPWSVTRVPLGPLDADDVRRLAARTLRLADPPQQLTATLLDRTAGIPFVVEEVLRTLAERGGDPLADDSVPFVLRDVLLWRLRPLDEATREVLGAAAVLGMTPDQRILASVLSLDRMAIGTALTAAHRAGLLHDAEDGLRFRHDLARQVVYDLVPRESREWLHLRVARVLEQELPRPVAQLAHHYRRAGSGADFVRNAEAAADLATERGDDATAASFLLQTMDIAELPRPVRVRLAAKLGRSAIDGLSQAEAIPVLERLLGDRRLPPGARGELGLVLGRMLRQQGEALRGYTEIERAVPYLRAPRRKAPALAVLAAPDTVVGRHVDDHLARCEEAESVAEASGYPAAHLAVRIARASLLLELGDPAAWAIIRELRASAELADRPREHARACLNWAQGALHAGHPEQAEALLAAGRVLVDETGYERLATLVEATELSLDRAAGRLDGLAERLRRLVASAERMPVTLLDARAELATVLARTAGTASGGDDSAEEVEMAERALREVVADAGRVGAIWPLVQALSALARLTLAERPDEAVRHATDALALVRGKGILAWAGDAVLVLAEAAAAAGDPARAAAAVAELEAGIAGRDAPLALAALRRCRELVPA; this comes from the coding sequence GTGATCGACGGCGGCCAGGACACGACACGGGGCGGCGGGAGCCCATCTCCCGTCCGCCCCGAACGTCTGCGCGGGCCCGTCGAGTTCGTCGGCCGCGCGACGGAGCTGGCCCAGTTACGCCAGCTCGTCGCCACCCCGCCCTGCCTGATCCTGCTCGAAGGCGAACCCGGCATCGGCAAGAGTCGCCTGGTCGCCGAGTTGCTCGCCGACCTTCCCGGGCGGCACCTGGTCGGCGAGTGCGACGACGTGCCCGAGCCCTTCCCGCTCGGCGTCCTGCTGGACGCGATCCGGGGCAGCGCCGACCGACTGGGCCCGCTCAGCCCGGTGGCCGGCGCCCTCGTGCCACTGCTGCCCGAGCTGGTCGACGTACTGCCGGACGCGCCACCGGAGTTGGCCGACCCGGCGGCCGAGCGGCATCGCCTGCTCCGTGCCGTCGCGGCGGTGCTCGCCGCCCTGAGCCCCGCCACCCTCCTGCTGGAGGACCTGCACTGGGCGGACCCGGTGACCTGCGAGTTCGTCGGTTACCTGAGCACCCACCCGGTGGCCGGGCTGGCCGTGGTGTTGACCGCGCGTACGGCGACGCCGGGGAGCAGCACACCGATCCACGATACCCTTGCGCGGACTCCTCCGTGGAGCGTCACGCGCGTTCCGCTCGGTCCACTGGACGCCGACGACGTACGCCGGCTGGCGGCCCGCACCCTGCGGCTCGCTGACCCGCCGCAGCAGCTGACCGCCACCCTGCTCGACCGCACCGCCGGCATCCCGTTCGTGGTCGAGGAGGTGCTGCGTACGCTCGCCGAGCGGGGCGGCGACCCGTTGGCGGACGACAGTGTCCCGTTCGTCCTCCGGGACGTACTCCTCTGGCGGCTGCGCCCGCTCGACGAGGCCACCCGGGAGGTGCTCGGCGCGGCGGCCGTGCTGGGGATGACGCCCGATCAGCGCATCCTCGCCTCGGTGCTCAGTCTGGACCGGATGGCGATCGGCACGGCGTTGACCGCCGCACACCGGGCCGGCCTGCTGCATGACGCCGAGGACGGCCTACGGTTCCGCCACGACCTGGCCCGACAGGTGGTCTACGACCTGGTGCCCCGGGAAAGCCGGGAGTGGCTGCACCTGCGCGTCGCACGGGTGTTGGAGCAGGAGTTGCCCAGGCCGGTGGCCCAGTTGGCGCACCACTACCGTCGGGCCGGCAGCGGGGCAGACTTCGTCCGCAATGCCGAGGCGGCCGCTGACCTGGCCACCGAGCGCGGCGACGACGCGACCGCCGCCAGCTTCCTGCTCCAGACGATGGACATCGCCGAACTTCCCCGACCGGTACGGGTTCGGCTGGCCGCCAAGCTGGGCCGGTCGGCCATCGACGGGCTCAGCCAGGCCGAGGCGATCCCGGTGCTGGAACGACTGCTCGGCGACCGGCGGCTGCCGCCGGGTGCCCGCGGTGAGCTGGGCCTGGTGCTCGGGCGGATGCTGCGCCAGCAGGGCGAGGCGCTGCGCGGGTACACCGAGATCGAGCGTGCCGTGCCGTACCTGCGCGCGCCGCGCCGCAAGGCCCCGGCGCTCGCGGTCCTCGCCGCCCCCGACACCGTCGTCGGCCGGCACGTCGACGACCACCTGGCCCGCTGCGAGGAGGCGGAGAGCGTCGCCGAGGCCAGCGGTTATCCGGCGGCGCACCTCGCGGTCCGCATCGCCCGAGCCTCGCTGCTGTTGGAGCTGGGCGACCCGGCGGCCTGGGCGATCATCCGGGAGCTTCGCGCTTCCGCCGAGTTGGCCGACCGACCCCGCGAGCATGCGCGGGCCTGCTTGAACTGGGCCCAGGGCGCGCTGCACGCCGGTCACCCGGAGCAGGCCGAAGCGCTCCTGGCGGCCGGGCGGGTACTGGTCGACGAGACCGGGTACGAGCGGCTGGCGACCCTGGTGGAGGCGACCGAACTGTCACTGGACCGGGCCGCTGGCCGACTGGACGGACTCGCCGAACGGCTCCGCCGGCTGGTCGCCAGCGCCGAACGGATGCCGGTCACCCTCCTGGACGCGCGGGCCGAACTGGCGACCGTGCTGGCCCGTACCGCCGGCACCGCCAGCGGCGGCGACGACAGCGCCGAGGAGGTGGAGATGGCCGAACGGGCGCTGCGGGAGGTGGTGGCCGACGCGGGACGGGTCGGGGCGATCTGGCCGCTGGTGCAGGCGCTCTCGGCGTTGGCCCGACTGACCCTGGCTGAACGCCCGGACGAGGCCGTCCGGCACGCGACGGACGCGCTGGCGCTGGTACGCGGAAAGGGCATCCTGGCGTGGGCCGGCGATGCCGTGTTGGTGCTGGCCGAGGCGGCAGCCGCAGCCGGTGATCCGGCACGGGCCGCGGCGGCGGTCGCCGAGTTGGAGGCCGGGATCGCGGGCCGGGACGCACCGCTGGCCCTGGCCGCCCTGCGCCGATGCCGGGAACTCGTCCCGGCCTGA